One genomic window of Hymenobacter sp. J193 includes the following:
- a CDS encoding LysM peptidoglycan-binding domain-containing protein, with product MKKSLRTPALLLLLASAARPALAQTEPGLQPEQVSANDTLLARQQLLRVDSLVAEPAFSPDSARLVWLQTPPEMRDLVADRIGCYESEMPLVFNNTVMAFVNYFTVRNRKYTQRVLERQNLYFPLFEKYLAKYRLPQDLKYLAVVESALLPQARSRVGALGLWQFMGPTANDLRLRRDEFIDERMNPEKSTEAACKFLRDLHRYFGDWELALAAYNYGSGNINKAIRRAGGQRNFWAIYKYLPKETRDYVPTFTAILYTLNYAKEHNLHDASLNYRYPEPMDTLLISGRSLDLYKLSKSFGLDSTALLSYNPELRKHYLPETFHNYPLQIPACIRPELALQDRTALLDFCKVTLPPPAPLVPVSPLLPPPDSTQTAVAAAAPPAPEKPRYRRAQHTVRRGETVASVAARYDVDPSQIRRWNKLRRGQNLTPRQQIFVYVPVAAEAAPAVAVARPDVPKKLPTVAAETKPAGATVSAVPAEQVAVAPEAAESVAAAAEDTKPVVARVSAPVAAKKPAPKPTRQPRPAAPAAAEQAEPQPELPPQVASGLSDDDRPALTEYVVRKGDYLTKIAREQNLTVAQLTAWNQLGSNQVVPGQKLTLRAPADAPTVAEARPVAAQALTKRPTKPALTAPRVHLVQPGDTLYNISRRYQGVTVDQLRKLNNLTSDEVKPGQKLIVQG from the coding sequence ATGAAAAAATCGTTGCGCACCCCTGCTCTACTGTTACTGCTGGCTTCTGCAGCCCGCCCCGCCCTGGCTCAAACCGAGCCCGGGCTACAGCCTGAACAGGTAAGTGCCAATGACACGCTTCTGGCCCGGCAACAGCTGCTCCGCGTCGATTCGCTGGTGGCCGAGCCGGCCTTTTCGCCTGACTCCGCCCGGCTGGTGTGGCTTCAGACCCCGCCCGAAATGCGCGACCTGGTAGCCGACCGGATTGGCTGCTACGAGTCGGAAATGCCGCTGGTGTTCAACAACACGGTTATGGCCTTCGTGAACTACTTCACGGTGCGCAACCGCAAGTACACGCAGCGGGTGCTGGAGCGGCAGAACCTGTATTTCCCGCTGTTCGAGAAATACCTGGCCAAGTACCGTCTGCCCCAGGACCTGAAATACCTGGCCGTGGTAGAGTCGGCTCTGCTGCCCCAGGCCCGCTCCCGCGTGGGCGCCCTGGGCTTGTGGCAGTTTATGGGCCCCACGGCCAACGACCTGCGCCTGCGCCGCGACGAGTTCATTGATGAGCGCATGAACCCGGAAAAATCGACGGAGGCCGCCTGCAAGTTCCTGCGCGACCTGCACCGTTATTTCGGCGACTGGGAGCTGGCCCTGGCAGCCTACAACTACGGCTCGGGCAACATCAACAAAGCCATCCGGCGGGCCGGCGGGCAGCGCAATTTCTGGGCTATTTACAAGTACCTGCCCAAGGAAACGCGCGACTACGTGCCCACGTTCACGGCCATTCTGTACACGCTCAACTACGCCAAGGAGCACAACTTGCACGATGCGTCCCTGAACTACCGCTACCCGGAGCCGATGGACACGCTGCTGATTTCGGGCCGGTCGCTGGATTTGTATAAGCTCTCGAAGTCGTTCGGGCTGGATTCTACGGCTTTGCTGAGCTACAACCCGGAGCTGCGCAAACACTATCTACCGGAGACGTTTCATAACTATCCGCTGCAGATTCCGGCCTGCATCCGCCCCGAGTTGGCTCTGCAGGACCGCACAGCCTTGCTGGATTTTTGCAAAGTGACGCTGCCGCCCCCGGCTCCGCTGGTGCCCGTCAGTCCACTTCTGCCCCCACCCGACTCAACCCAGACGGCCGTGGCTGCTGCCGCCCCGCCGGCACCTGAGAAGCCGCGCTACCGCCGGGCCCAGCATACCGTGCGCCGGGGTGAAACGGTGGCCAGCGTGGCCGCCCGCTACGATGTGGACCCCAGCCAGATCCGTCGCTGGAACAAACTGCGCCGCGGCCAGAACCTGACGCCCCGCCAGCAGATCTTCGTCTACGTGCCCGTAGCCGCTGAAGCAGCTCCTGCTGTAGCAGTGGCCCGGCCGGATGTACCCAAAAAACTACCGACGGTAGCTGCAGAAACCAAGCCTGCTGGAGCAACTGTTTCTGCCGTACCTGCTGAGCAGGTTGCCGTTGCGCCAGAAGCTGCGGAATCAGTTGCGGCTGCAGCCGAAGATACGAAGCCGGTTGTTGCCCGCGTTTCAGCGCCCGTAGCCGCGAAAAAGCCCGCGCCCAAGCCTACTCGTCAGCCGCGCCCGGCAGCTCCAGCGGCCGCTGAGCAAGCCGAGCCCCAGCCGGAGCTGCCACCTCAAGTGGCTTCTGGCTTATCTGACGACGACCGGCCCGCACTCACTGAGTACGTGGTGCGTAAAGGTGACTACCTCACCAAAATCGCCCGCGAGCAGAACCTGACGGTGGCTCAGCTCACGGCCTGGAACCAGCTAGGCTCCAACCAGGTAGTGCCCGGCCAGAAGCTCACGCTACGTGCCCCGGCTGATGCCCCCACCGTAGCAGAAGCACGCCCGGTAGCAGCCCAGGCCCTTACGAAGCGCCCAACTAAACCTGCATTGACTGCGCCCCGCGTGCATCTGGTGCAGCCCGGCGACACGTTGTACAATATCTCCCGCCGCTATCAGGGCGTGACAGTGGACCAGCTTCGTAAGCTCAACAACCTGACGTCCGACGAAGTAAAGCCGGGGCAGAAACTGATAGTGC
- the dut gene encoding dUTP diphosphatase — MHIPVINRSHHPLPEYQTAHAAGLDVRANLQEPVTLKPLQRALIPTGLFLEIPVGYEMQVRPRSGLAYKHGIGIVNSPGTIDADYRGELKVLLVNLSDTDFVVQDGERIAQLVVARHEVVSWQPAEELSQTARGAGGYGSTGVQ, encoded by the coding sequence ATGCACATCCCCGTTATCAACCGCTCTCACCACCCGCTGCCCGAGTACCAGACGGCCCACGCCGCCGGGCTTGATGTGCGGGCCAACCTCCAGGAGCCGGTTACGTTGAAGCCCCTGCAACGCGCCCTTATCCCTACAGGCCTTTTTCTGGAAATTCCGGTGGGCTACGAAATGCAGGTGCGTCCGCGCAGTGGCCTGGCTTACAAGCACGGCATCGGCATCGTCAACAGCCCCGGCACCATTGATGCCGACTACCGGGGCGAGCTGAAGGTGCTGCTGGTCAACCTCTCCGACACCGACTTCGTGGTGCAGGATGGGGAGCGAATAGCCCAGTTGGTGGTGGCCCGCCACGAAGTCGTTAGCTGGCAGCCCGCCGAGGAGCTCAGCCAGACGGCCCGCGGCGCCGGTGGCTACGGCAGTACCGGCGTACAATAA
- a CDS encoding tetratricopeptide repeat protein: MFRFRAVVLLVFALLVADAAWAQLPAAAPTAVPRRKLTRKERRELKHRKAVSDARLQMRELTEKERELSESYFVEGVKFTLLEDYTKALERLLAAYRINPNNAAINYKIAETNLLTGNLKDATNFANTAIQLDGKNAYYYLLLAQIYASQKQFDQAAQVYTTLIKNVPDSGYYLFNLADLYLAQNKLDDALTTLNQAEKQFGALDEVAFKRQQIYLRQNKLDQALKEGETLISSNPDEVRYVLAQAEMYAANNRLPDAIRVATQALQQDPDNAQANMILADVYRQQNNPTESQRYLRQAFESPGLDIDQKVRILVDFIKQLPNPALEKNALELASITTRVHPKEAKAYAVAGDIQALTEHRKEARDNYLRALKLDNSKFQLWQQVVSIDAELSQTDSLLVHTDRALELFPNQAVFWYFNGAAQLINKNAAKGVKSLEYGRKLAADNPELQAQFDTQLGDAYHELKDFVKSDAAYEAALAFDANNAQVLNNYSYYLSLRGEKLDKAKTMAGKLVKQFPDNDTYLDTYAWVLYKQKDYAGARESLEKALRTTKDGTVTEHYGDVLYQLGDVAGAYTQWQQAKRQGGASKLIDRKIKDRKLYE, from the coding sequence ATGTTTCGTTTTCGCGCCGTTGTTTTGCTGGTCTTCGCGTTGCTGGTGGCTGATGCAGCCTGGGCCCAGCTGCCCGCTGCCGCGCCCACGGCCGTGCCGCGCCGGAAGCTCACCCGCAAGGAGCGCCGCGAGCTGAAGCACCGCAAAGCCGTGTCGGACGCCCGCCTACAGATGCGCGAGCTGACGGAAAAAGAGCGGGAGCTGAGCGAGTCCTACTTTGTGGAAGGGGTGAAATTCACCCTGCTCGAAGACTACACCAAAGCCCTGGAGCGGCTGCTGGCGGCCTACCGAATCAACCCCAACAACGCGGCCATCAACTACAAGATTGCCGAAACCAACCTGCTCACCGGCAACCTCAAGGATGCCACCAACTTTGCCAACACCGCCATTCAGCTGGATGGCAAAAACGCATACTACTACCTACTGCTGGCCCAGATCTACGCCTCGCAAAAGCAGTTCGACCAGGCCGCGCAGGTGTATACCACGCTCATCAAGAACGTGCCCGACTCGGGGTACTACCTCTTCAACCTGGCCGACCTGTACCTGGCCCAGAACAAGCTGGATGATGCCCTGACTACGCTGAACCAAGCGGAAAAGCAGTTCGGCGCGCTGGATGAGGTAGCGTTCAAGCGCCAGCAGATCTACCTGCGCCAGAACAAGCTCGACCAGGCGCTGAAAGAAGGCGAAACGCTGATTTCCTCGAACCCCGACGAGGTGCGCTACGTGCTGGCCCAGGCCGAAATGTATGCGGCTAACAACCGCCTGCCCGACGCCATTCGGGTAGCTACGCAGGCCCTGCAGCAGGACCCTGACAACGCCCAGGCCAACATGATTCTGGCCGACGTGTACCGGCAGCAGAACAACCCAACTGAGTCGCAGCGCTACCTCCGGCAGGCGTTTGAAAGCCCTGGCCTCGACATCGACCAGAAAGTGCGCATCCTGGTCGACTTCATCAAGCAGCTGCCCAACCCAGCTTTGGAGAAAAACGCCTTGGAGTTAGCTTCTATTACCACGCGCGTACACCCCAAGGAAGCCAAGGCCTACGCCGTAGCCGGCGACATTCAGGCTCTGACGGAGCACCGCAAAGAAGCCCGCGACAACTACCTGCGGGCCCTCAAGCTCGACAACTCCAAGTTCCAGCTCTGGCAGCAGGTCGTGAGCATTGATGCGGAGCTTAGCCAGACGGATTCCCTGCTGGTGCACACCGACCGGGCCCTGGAGCTGTTCCCCAACCAGGCGGTGTTCTGGTACTTCAACGGGGCGGCGCAGCTCATCAATAAGAATGCGGCCAAGGGCGTAAAGTCCCTGGAATACGGCCGCAAGCTGGCTGCCGACAACCCCGAGCTGCAGGCGCAGTTTGACACCCAGTTGGGCGATGCGTACCACGAGCTCAAGGATTTTGTGAAGTCGGACGCGGCGTACGAGGCCGCGCTGGCCTTCGATGCCAACAACGCGCAGGTTCTCAACAACTACAGCTACTACCTCTCGTTGCGCGGCGAAAAGCTCGACAAAGCCAAAACCATGGCCGGCAAGCTGGTCAAGCAGTTCCCGGACAACGATACCTACCTCGACACGTACGCCTGGGTGCTGTACAAGCAGAAGGACTACGCCGGGGCCCGCGAAAGCCTGGAAAAAGCCCTGCGCACCACCAAGGACGGCACCGTGACCGAACATTACGGCGACGTTTTATATCAGCTCGGCGACGTCGCTGGGGCATATACCCAATGGCAGCAGGCCAAGCGCCAGGGCGGCGCCTCCAAGCTGATTGACCGCAAGATAAAAGACCGAAAATTGTATGAATAA
- a CDS encoding GAF domain-containing DNA-binding protein, translated as MPAKSALPVNATSEGSRLLLPTEEQKRLEALESYQVLDSAPDDDALNDLTRLASIICNTPISLVSLVDAERQWFKANLGLEGVTETPLSVSFCRYVVQKPNDLLEVSDATLDPRFQNNPLVLNQPNIRFYAGAPLVNPEGYTLGALCAIDTKPRTLTSEQREALLLLARQVTTHLELRRTKLLLEQEKLKMHGLLQLANDETQALYASGRNEIFVKHEQRLMRVRMADICYIEALGDYVNIYTCSERLTVCTTMKDMEAKLPTKDFTRIQRKYIIRLDCLRAIEGELVQVDGPKGAVYIPIGNSYKTALMNRLNLI; from the coding sequence ATGCCAGCCAAATCCGCTTTGCCAGTCAACGCAACTTCCGAGGGTTCCCGCCTGCTGCTACCCACGGAAGAGCAGAAACGATTGGAAGCATTGGAAAGCTACCAGGTGCTGGACTCAGCGCCCGACGATGACGCGCTGAACGACCTCACGCGCTTGGCTTCCATCATCTGCAATACGCCTATTTCGCTGGTTTCCCTGGTGGATGCCGAGCGCCAGTGGTTTAAAGCCAACCTGGGCCTGGAGGGCGTGACCGAAACCCCGCTGAGTGTTTCCTTTTGCCGGTACGTGGTGCAGAAGCCTAACGACCTGCTGGAGGTATCCGACGCTACGCTGGACCCTCGTTTTCAAAACAACCCGCTGGTTTTAAATCAGCCCAATATCCGTTTTTATGCCGGCGCTCCGCTGGTAAATCCCGAGGGCTACACGCTGGGCGCGCTGTGCGCCATCGACACCAAGCCTCGTACGCTTACCAGCGAGCAGCGTGAAGCTTTGTTGCTGCTGGCGCGGCAGGTAACCACCCACCTGGAGCTGCGCCGGACCAAACTGCTGCTGGAGCAGGAAAAGCTAAAGATGCATGGCCTACTGCAACTGGCCAACGACGAAACGCAGGCGCTGTATGCCAGTGGCCGCAACGAAATCTTCGTGAAGCACGAGCAGCGGCTGATGCGGGTGCGGATGGCCGATATCTGCTACATTGAGGCGCTGGGCGACTACGTGAACATTTATACCTGCTCCGAGCGTTTGACGGTGTGCACCACCATGAAAGACATGGAAGCCAAACTGCCCACAAAGGACTTTACGCGGATTCAGCGGAAATATATTATCCGGCTCGACTGCCTGCGGGCTATTGAGGGAGAATTGGTGCAGGTAGACGGTCCGAAAGGCGCTGTGTACATTCCAATCGGAAATTCGTACAAGACGGCGCTGATGAACAGGCTAAATCTTATTTGA
- a CDS encoding twin-arginine translocase TatA/TatE family subunit: protein MHTPLFLFLGDLGGGEIMLIMVVILIFFGANKIPELARGLGKGIREFKDASREIRSEFENAGQPQQQPYQQQFQQPQFPQPQYAAPVTSEAPTAPVVPVAETPLAPPMDGGITPPVQPAAERPRLDQVN, encoded by the coding sequence ATGCATACTCCTCTGTTCCTCTTTCTGGGTGACCTTGGCGGTGGTGAGATTATGCTCATCATGGTGGTTATCCTGATTTTCTTCGGTGCCAACAAGATTCCCGAGTTGGCGCGCGGCCTGGGCAAAGGCATCCGCGAGTTCAAAGATGCCTCCCGCGAAATCCGGAGCGAGTTTGAAAACGCCGGCCAGCCTCAGCAGCAGCCGTACCAGCAGCAGTTTCAGCAACCCCAGTTTCCGCAGCCGCAGTACGCGGCCCCGGTAACGTCCGAAGCACCAACTGCCCCAGTAGTGCCCGTAGCCGAAACCCCGCTCGCGCCGCCCATGGATGGTGGTATTACCCCGCCCGTACAGCCCGCCGCTGAGCGCCCCCGCCTCGACCAAGTGAACTAA
- a CDS encoding murein hydrolase activator EnvC, with amino-acid sequence MRGKSKGWLAATLAFLLLMMVSEIGWAQRNRARPSKSRTQLEREKRLALKRIKETSRILQQTQQRKEATIGQLNALKEKITVQKNVIQTISSELKYLDSDVRQTETQVQQTQQTLAQLRAEYARLIYASSKTANSYNRIMFLFAAESFNQFVRRLQYVRQYSEVRKAQAAQITQTQTRLSQQLTGLTAKRQQKSSLLSTQLSENRNLLSIKTQQDQVVTQLSRQEQQLQEELTRRQQSVRRLDDLIAQRVREEIARAARAAANKAARSSAASGNTSRSPAATRRTEAAEEAAVERTDRVTLTPEAAILSSSFADHRGRLLWPVGRGFISQRFGKHPHPVLKHVVLENRGVDIQTNAGEAVRAVFDGKVLTVASVPGMNTIVMVQHGEYFTVYAKLRNVSVSEGQTVEARQQLGTVYTDSEGTSEVQFQLWRNSANLNPENWLGRK; translated from the coding sequence ATGCGCGGAAAAAGTAAGGGCTGGCTGGCGGCAACGCTGGCCTTCCTCCTGTTGATGATGGTGAGCGAAATAGGCTGGGCGCAGCGCAACCGGGCGCGTCCAAGCAAGTCGCGCACGCAGCTGGAGCGCGAAAAGCGCCTAGCACTCAAACGCATCAAGGAAACCAGCCGCATTCTGCAGCAAACCCAGCAGCGCAAGGAGGCCACCATCGGGCAGCTGAATGCCCTGAAGGAAAAGATTACCGTCCAGAAAAACGTTATTCAGACAATATCCTCGGAGCTGAAGTACCTCGACTCCGACGTGCGCCAGACGGAAACGCAGGTGCAGCAAACCCAACAAACCCTGGCGCAGCTGCGGGCCGAGTATGCGCGGCTGATTTATGCCTCCTCGAAAACGGCCAACAGCTACAACCGCATCATGTTCCTGTTTGCGGCCGAGTCCTTCAACCAGTTTGTGCGCCGGCTGCAGTACGTACGCCAGTACTCGGAGGTGCGCAAGGCCCAGGCCGCCCAGATTACCCAAACGCAAACCCGGCTTAGTCAGCAGCTAACGGGCCTCACGGCCAAGCGGCAGCAGAAATCCAGCCTGCTCAGCACCCAGCTCAGCGAAAACCGTAACCTGCTTTCCATCAAAACCCAGCAGGACCAGGTCGTGACGCAGCTCAGCCGCCAGGAGCAACAGCTTCAGGAAGAGCTGACGCGGCGGCAGCAGTCGGTACGGCGGCTGGATGACCTGATTGCCCAGCGCGTACGCGAGGAAATTGCGCGGGCCGCCCGGGCCGCGGCCAATAAAGCAGCCCGCTCTTCGGCCGCCAGCGGCAACACCTCCCGTAGTCCCGCCGCCACCCGCCGCACCGAAGCCGCCGAAGAAGCGGCGGTGGAGCGTACCGACCGCGTAACGCTGACGCCGGAAGCGGCTATCCTATCCTCGTCCTTTGCTGATCACCGGGGGCGCCTGCTGTGGCCGGTGGGGCGTGGCTTTATCTCGCAGCGCTTCGGCAAGCATCCTCACCCGGTACTCAAGCACGTGGTACTGGAAAACCGGGGCGTAGATATTCAAACCAACGCGGGCGAAGCCGTACGGGCCGTGTTCGATGGCAAGGTGCTGACGGTAGCCAGCGTACCGGGTATGAACACCATTGTGATGGTGCAGCACGGGGAGTACTTCACGGTGTACGCCAAGCTGCGGAACGTATCGGTGAGCGAAGGCCAGACGGTGGAGGCCCGCCAGCAGCTCGGCACCGTGTACACCGACTCGGAAGGCACCAGCGAAGTGCAGTTCCAGCTCTGGCGCAACAGCGCTAACCTGAACCCGGAAAACTGGTTGGGCCGCAAATAA
- a CDS encoding sugar nucleotidyltransferase — MKIIVPMAGMGKRMRPHTLTVPKPLIPIAGKPIVQRLVEDIAKVCGEPVDQVAFIVGRFGAEVEKSLLAIAESIGAKGTIHYQDEPLGTAHAILCAKEALEGPVVVAFADTLFKADFTLDSSVPGTIWVQRVDDPKPFGVVKLDEQGRITDFVEKPQEFVSDLAIIGIYYFQDGAYLREELQYLLDNDIKDKGEYQLTNALENMKNKGTTFVPGRVTEWLDCGNKDATVYTNQRYLEYLQERGEDLVSSSAQLHNSVVIPPVYIGEGVVVHNSVIGPHVSLGNQSTVRDSVLSNSIVQQSATVLHANVTNSMIGNHATLTGAPSDLSLGDYNNLRV; from the coding sequence ATGAAAATCATCGTCCCGATGGCCGGTATGGGCAAACGCATGCGCCCCCACACGCTCACCGTTCCCAAACCGCTGATTCCGATTGCCGGCAAACCCATTGTGCAGCGCCTTGTGGAAGACATTGCCAAAGTATGCGGTGAGCCGGTTGATCAGGTAGCCTTTATCGTGGGCCGCTTCGGGGCAGAGGTAGAGAAAAGTCTGCTGGCTATTGCCGAGTCCATCGGTGCGAAAGGCACTATCCATTATCAGGATGAGCCCCTGGGCACGGCTCACGCCATTCTGTGCGCCAAGGAAGCTCTCGAAGGCCCAGTGGTGGTAGCCTTTGCCGATACGCTGTTCAAGGCCGACTTCACCCTCGACTCCTCGGTGCCCGGTACCATCTGGGTGCAGCGCGTCGACGACCCCAAGCCCTTCGGCGTAGTGAAGCTCGACGAGCAGGGCCGCATTACCGATTTCGTGGAAAAACCCCAGGAGTTCGTGTCGGATCTGGCCATTATTGGCATCTATTACTTCCAGGACGGCGCCTACCTCCGCGAGGAGCTGCAGTACCTGCTCGACAACGACATCAAGGACAAAGGCGAGTATCAGCTCACCAATGCCCTCGAAAACATGAAAAACAAGGGCACCACCTTCGTGCCCGGCCGCGTGACGGAGTGGCTCGACTGCGGCAACAAGGATGCTACCGTGTACACCAACCAGCGTTACCTGGAGTACCTGCAGGAGCGCGGCGAGGATTTGGTATCATCATCGGCCCAGCTACACAATTCCGTTGTCATTCCGCCCGTCTACATCGGCGAAGGCGTGGTGGTGCACAATTCGGTGATAGGGCCGCACGTTTCGCTGGGCAACCAGTCGACGGTGCGCGACTCGGTGCTGTCGAACTCCATCGTGCAGCAGTCGGCTACGGTGTTGCACGCCAACGTGACTAACTCCATGATTGGCAACCACGCCACGCTCACCGGCGCCCCGTCTGACCTCAGCCTGGGCGACTACAACAACCTGCGCGTCTGA
- the gatA gene encoding Asp-tRNA(Asn)/Glu-tRNA(Gln) amidotransferase subunit GatA produces MRRFNSLTEVRHELTAGTTTCRQLVEYYLDNIQQKNARLNAFLEVWPEEARAQAEAVDAKLADGTAGKLAGMVIGLKDVLAYKGHALQSSSHILDGFRSLFTASAVQRLLDEDAILIGRQNCDEFAMGASNETSYFGPARNEIDTDRVPGGSSGGSAVAVQADMCLASIGSDTGGSVRQPAAFCGIIGFKPTYSRISRYGLVAYASSFDQIGTLTRSVDDAALLLEVMAGPDNFDSTASQREVPAYSQQLEPAPHYRIGYIKDCLERPGLNAEIKQATENALEQFRAQGHVVEAVDFPYLDFIVPTYYILTTAEASSNLSRFDGVKYGYRAPDATDLESLYKKTRAQGFGPEVQRRILLGTFVLSASYYDAYYTKAQRVRRLIKDTTDELLRQYDFLVLPATPTTAFRIGDVNKDTLAMYLADIFTVQASLAGVPAVSVPNGEDSAGLPIGLQILSGAFREEQLLAFAKSVTETVTPTVS; encoded by the coding sequence TTGAGACGCTTCAACTCCCTCACGGAAGTTCGCCACGAGCTGACGGCAGGCACTACGACCTGCCGTCAGCTCGTGGAGTATTATCTGGATAACATCCAGCAGAAAAATGCCCGGCTCAATGCCTTCCTGGAAGTGTGGCCCGAAGAAGCCCGCGCCCAGGCCGAGGCCGTAGACGCCAAGCTGGCCGACGGTACGGCTGGTAAGCTGGCCGGTATGGTCATCGGCCTGAAGGACGTGCTGGCTTACAAGGGGCACGCGCTCCAGAGCAGCAGCCATATCCTCGACGGTTTCCGCTCGTTGTTCACGGCTTCGGCGGTGCAGCGTTTGCTGGATGAGGACGCCATCCTCATCGGCCGCCAGAACTGCGACGAGTTTGCCATGGGTGCTTCCAATGAAACGTCGTACTTCGGACCGGCCCGCAACGAAATCGATACGGACCGCGTGCCCGGGGGCTCCTCCGGCGGCTCGGCCGTGGCGGTGCAGGCGGATATGTGTCTGGCCTCCATCGGCTCCGACACGGGCGGCTCCGTGCGCCAGCCGGCGGCTTTCTGCGGGATTATCGGGTTTAAGCCTACGTACTCGCGCATTTCCCGCTACGGTCTGGTGGCCTATGCCTCCTCGTTCGACCAGATTGGCACGCTCACGCGCTCCGTGGACGATGCGGCCCTGCTGCTAGAGGTAATGGCCGGTCCCGACAACTTCGACAGTACGGCCAGCCAGCGCGAGGTGCCCGCCTACAGCCAGCAGCTGGAGCCCGCCCCGCACTACCGCATCGGCTACATTAAGGACTGCCTGGAGCGGCCGGGCCTGAATGCGGAAATCAAGCAGGCCACCGAAAACGCGCTGGAGCAGTTTCGCGCCCAGGGCCACGTGGTAGAAGCCGTGGATTTCCCCTACCTCGACTTTATTGTGCCCACGTACTACATTCTGACCACTGCCGAAGCCAGCTCCAACCTGAGCCGCTTCGACGGGGTGAAGTACGGCTACCGCGCCCCTGATGCTACCGATCTGGAGTCGCTCTACAAGAAAACCCGCGCCCAGGGCTTCGGACCCGAAGTGCAGCGCCGCATCCTGCTGGGAACCTTCGTGCTCAGCGCCAGCTACTACGACGCTTACTACACCAAGGCCCAGCGCGTACGGCGGCTTATAAAGGATACCACCGACGAGCTGTTGCGCCAGTATGACTTCCTGGTGCTGCCGGCTACGCCTACCACGGCTTTTCGCATCGGTGATGTAAACAAAGACACGCTGGCTATGTATCTTGCTGATATCTTTACCGTTCAGGCATCATTGGCGGGGGTTCCGGCCGTATCGGTGCCGAATGGTGAAGACAGCGCCGGCCTGCCCATTGGGCTGCAGATTCTGAGCGGAGCTTTCCGCGAAGAGCAGTTGCTGGCATTTGCCAAATCCGTCACGGAAACCGTCACGCCAACTGTGTCCTGA
- a CDS encoding twin-arginine translocase TatA/TatE family subunit gives MVFASLFLGIGGLGGTELLLIGLAIILLFGAKRIPELFRGMGQGIREFKDASKEEKPEFRDRPVNPNDPNQPRY, from the coding sequence ATGGTGTTTGCTTCATTGTTTTTGGGTATCGGCGGCCTCGGTGGCACCGAGCTCCTGCTGATTGGGTTGGCTATTATTCTGTTGTTTGGGGCTAAGCGTATTCCGGAGCTGTTCCGTGGTATGGGCCAGGGCATCCGCGAGTTCAAGGATGCCTCCAAGGAAGAAAAGCCGGAGTTCCGGGACCGTCCCGTGAACCCCAACGACCCTAATCAGCCCCGTTACTAA
- a CDS encoding DUF4292 domain-containing protein, producing MNKRCAPLLLGLLMAGLGACTRKALPTQARAEAPKAESLVNASNLDFRYLAAKGKAQIETGGDKLPNVTLTLRIRKDSLIWLSIGAPVIGEVMRAHITPDSVQVIDRLHREYYAGNFTYLRQRFNLPVTFQQVQALLTGNYVPAPTGTEPTVTTEPPMQKVVYRQQALLVEQLLETTRRRVQKLAVQDDSSHLRFTVDFSDFKPLERVPQEFANALLVVVEQPKNKPSSASINFRSVEVDKERLDFPFSVPPGYARKK from the coding sequence ATGAATAAACGCTGCGCACCGCTTCTATTGGGGCTATTGATGGCTGGGCTGGGTGCCTGTACCCGCAAAGCCCTGCCAACCCAGGCGCGGGCGGAAGCGCCGAAGGCGGAAAGCCTGGTGAATGCCTCAAACCTCGATTTCCGATACCTGGCGGCGAAAGGCAAGGCGCAGATTGAAACCGGCGGCGACAAGCTGCCCAACGTGACGCTGACGCTGCGCATCCGCAAAGACAGCCTGATCTGGCTGTCAATTGGGGCTCCGGTAATTGGCGAAGTCATGCGCGCCCACATCACCCCGGACTCGGTGCAGGTGATTGACCGGCTGCACCGCGAGTACTACGCCGGCAACTTTACCTATCTGCGGCAGCGTTTCAATCTGCCCGTTACCTTTCAGCAGGTGCAGGCGTTGCTTACCGGCAACTACGTGCCCGCTCCCACCGGCACCGAGCCTACGGTGACCACGGAGCCGCCCATGCAGAAAGTAGTGTACCGGCAGCAGGCTCTGCTGGTAGAGCAGCTGCTGGAAACCACCCGCCGCCGTGTGCAGAAGCTGGCCGTGCAGGATGACAGCTCGCACCTACGCTTCACGGTCGACTTCTCGGACTTTAAGCCTCTGGAGCGCGTACCGCAGGAATTCGCTAATGCACTGCTGGTTGTAGTCGAGCAGCCTAAAAACAAGCCGTCGTCGGCTTCCATTAATTTCCGCAGTGTGGAGGTCGACAAAGAGCGGCTGGACTTCCCGTTCTCGGTGCCCCCAGGTTATGCGCGGAAAAAGTAA